In Populus alba chromosome 9, ASM523922v2, whole genome shotgun sequence, a genomic segment contains:
- the LOC118034652 gene encoding L-type lectin-domain containing receptor kinase SIT2-like produces the protein MMIASFKSLHFLLGLFVSLKLLALAQEENHFIYHGFTGANLLLGENAKIHPNGLLELTNTSKQQIGRAFFPFPFQFNTSLFNNSRSLSFSTQFAFAMVPELPTLGGHGMAFTISPSVNFTGDLATQYLGILNSTSNGLSSNHLLAVELDVVSSPDLKDINNNHVGIDVNSLISIESAPVTYFSDEEKKNKSLTLISGHVMHVWIDYDEAEKLLNVTVAPVTRTKPTLPLLSTPLDLSSVMLDSMYVGFSSSTGAVASSHYILGWSFNRGGQAQSLDVSKLPTLPTRRKSTKKPHLRIMVPAITAIILLVAISGDVCIIRRKKYEELREDWEQEYGPQRFSYKDLYKATKGFTDRELLGCGGFGKVYRGVLPSSSMQVAVKKVSHDSRQGTKEFVAEIVSMGRLRHRNLVQLFGYCRRKGELLLVYDYMPNGSLDKLLFRNDTPSLNWARRYQVIRGVASALLYLHEEWEQVVLHRDVKASNVLLDADLNGRLGDFGLAKFHDHGSTPQTTKVVGTVGYLAPEITRTGKSTTCSDVFSFGTFMLEVTCGRKPVESERPPEEVVLVDWVLECWNRGAILGTVDPRLEGNHVEEEMELVLKLGLLCTHRTPAARPSMRQAVQYLDGNATLPDLPLHGAGIGLVPVSNEASTEHVLTIPLSSDEISSYSLSDSESIFSGR, from the coding sequence ATGATGATTGCTTCGTTCAAATCATTGCACTTTCTACTCGGCCTGTTTGTTTCCTTGAAGCTCTTGGCCTTAGCTCAAGAGGAAAACCACTTCATCTATCATGGCTTCACTGGAGCCAACCTGCTCCTCGGCGAGAATGCAAAAATCCATCCAAATGGTCTCTTAGAGCTGACAAACACTTCAAAACAGCAGATTGGCCGTGCTTTCTTCCCATTCCCTTTTCAATTCAACACATCTTTATTCAACAATTCTCGGTCTCTCTCATTCTCTACCCAGTTTGCGTTTGCCATGGTCCCGGAGCTGCCTACACTTGGTGGCCATGGCATGGCCTTCACGATCTCTCCTTCTGTGAACTTCACAGGGGATTTGGCAACTCAGTACCTTGGAATCCTCAATTCTACAAGCAATGGCCTGTCTTCAAACCATCTATTGGCAGTTGAGCTGGATGTAGTTTCAAGCCCGGATCTTAAAGACATCAATAACAACCACGTTGGAATTGATGTAAACAGCTTGATATCCATTGAATCTGCTCCGGTGACCTACTTTTCAGATGAGGAAAAGAAGAATAAGAGCTTGACTCTCATAAGTGGTCATGTGATGCACGTGTGGATAGATTATGATGAAGCAGAGAAGCTACTCAATGTTACAGTTGCTCCTGTCACAAGAACAAAACCAACCTTGCCTCTCTTGTCAACACCTCTCGATCTTTCTTCTGTCATGTTGGATTCTATGTACGTTGGTTTTTCTTCATCTACTGGAGCAGTGGCTAGCAGCCACTATATTCTGGGGTGGAGCTTCAACAGAGGCGGACAAGCTCAAAGTCTAGACGTGTCAAAGTTGCCTACACTTCCTACTCgaagaaaatcaacaaagaaaccACATTTAAGAATTATGGTCCCAGCAATAACAGCAATCATTTTGCTGGTAGCAATCTCTGGTGATGTTTGTATAATAAGGCGGAAGAAATATGAAGAACTGCGCGAAGATTGGGAACAGGAATATGGTCCTCAAAGATTCTCCTACAAGGATTTATACAAAGCAACCAAGGGTTTCACAGACCGTGAGTTGCTGGGATGTGGGGGTTTTGGAAAGGTTTACAGAGGAGTATTGCCTTCTTCCAGTATGCAAGTCGCGGTCAAGAAAGTATCCCATGATTCCAGGCAAGGTACTAAGGAATTCGTTGCTGAGATTGTTAGCATGGGGAGGCTGAGGCACCGGAACTTGGTCCAGCTCTTCGGCTATTGCCGGAGAAAGGGAGAGCTCCTCTTGGTCTATGACTATATGCCCAATGGAAGCCTTGATAAACTCCTATTTCGCAATGACACACCCAGCCTTAACTGGGCTCGGCGATATCAAGTCATCAGGGGAGTTGCGTCTGCCCTTCTTTACCTCCATGAAGAGTGGGAACAGGTTGTTCTGCATAGAGATGTGAAAGCTAGCAATGTTCTGTTAGATGCCGATCTTAACGGACGGCTAGGAGATTTCGGGCTGGCTAAGTTTCATGACCATGGATCAACTCCTCAAACAACTAAAGTGGTTGGAACAGTTGGATATCTTGCACCGGAGATTACTAGAACAGGAAAGTCAACTACCTGCAGCGATGTTTTTTCGTTTGGGACATTTATGCTCGAAGTAACATGTGGAAGGAAGCCTGTAGAGTCAGAGAGACCACCTGAGGAGGTTGTTCTTGTTGACTGGGTACTTGAATGCTGGAATAGAGGTGCCATTCTTGGGACAGTTGATCCTAGACTTGAAGGCAACCACGTGGAGGAAGAAATGGAGTTGGTCTTGAAGCTAGGCCTGCTCTGTACACATCGCACTCCGGCAGCTAGACCTAGCATGAGGCAAGCGGTGCAATATCTGGATGGAAATGCTACTTTACCTGATTTACCACTGCACGGTGCAGGAATCGGTTTAGTTCCAGTTAGCAATGAAGCATCTACAGAACATGTTTTAACAATCCCTTTATCATCAGATGAAATTTCTTCCTATTCCTTGTCCGACTCTGAATCAATCTTCAGTGGTCGTTGA